GAACCGTCACGCGCGACGAGAACCTCGCGACGGCGACGCCCGTCGTCGGCGACGTCGACGGGTTCGTCGTCCCCGAGGGCCTCGTGGCCGCCTACTGGTTGCTCGTCAACCTCGTCCTCGGCGCCGTCCTCCTCGCGGTCGCCCCCCGGTTCGCCGCGCGCGTGACGCGCGTCGGGACGGAGCGGGCGGTCAGGAGCGGCGGCGTCGGCCTCCTCGCCCTGGTCGGCGTCCCCGTCGCGTTGGTGCTGACGCTCTTCACCGTCGTCGGCATCCCGCTGTCGATAGCCGGGTTCGTGCTGTTCGCCCTCGTCCTGTGGGTGACCTCGGTGTACGGCGCGATCGTCGTCGGGACGTGGCTGCTGTCGCTCGGCGAGTACGAGAGCCGCTGGGCCGCGCTCGCGGTGGGGCTGCTGCTCGTGACCCTCGTCGGGTTCGTCCCGTTCGCGGGCGGCGTGCTCCAGTTCCTCGTCCTCCTCGTCGGTCTCGGGGCGTTCGCCCTGGCGCTCCGCGGCGAGGGCGGGACCGACGGCGACGAGTCGGCGGGCGCCGTCGGCGGCGACGAAGCCCCGATGGCCTGAGTCGCCGAGAATTTCCCTCTTCGAGTTCGATGCGTCGGGAGCGTCGGCTACGACGAGTCGGACTTCTCGACGGCGACGACGCGGGTGCCCGCGGCGATGTCGCCGAGTCGACCGTTCCGTTCGGAGACCGGGCGTCTCCCCGTTCCCGTTGACGACGCGTAGTCCGAGCGCCTGTTTACCGGCGGTCCTCCCGGCCGACCCCTCCAGCAGGGTCCAGTACGCGAGGTCCGCGAGGAACGCGCTGACGAGGAGCGGCGCGGTCTCCTGCCAGGTACTCAACGAGTCGACGTTCACGCCCATGGCCACGAGTCCGGCGACGAAGACGACCAGACCGAGAAGCGAGCCGACGACGAGGACGGGAACCAACACTGCCCAGTCGACGAGCAGGGCGACGAATCGCCGGCTGAACACGTCCTTCCCGGGGTCGACGGTGACCCGACCGTTCGCCTCGTCCGAGAGCGTCCGCCCGTCGGTAACTTTCCCCTCGCGGAACCACTCGTATCGAACCGAATAGATTCAGCGAGGGAATTATTTCACGTTCACAGTGACGCAGTGTATAAATATAGGATGGCTAACCTAAATTACTACTGTGGGACGTTCCCGATATCAGAGCATGGCACTGTCGCACGACGACGCCGTCGGCGGGTCGGGTGGGACATCCCGAAGGAGTACTCTCTCCCGGCGGTCGTCGAGTCGCACCCGGCGACGTGGTGAAGGCGTACGTCGTCCTCGGGGAAGGGTACGAGAGGTCACAGAGACTCACGGCCGGGATATAGAGTTCGTGAAGGAGGAGACGTTCGGACGGTAGCGGGTGCGGGTATCGAAACCCCGACAACCGCGCCGGCTCACGTACTTTCTTCTCCCTTCTCGCAGTCTCTCGGGGTAGATGTACGTCGCAGACCAGACGTGGCCCGAACTCGGGGACTACGTCGCCGAGGAGTCCGTCGCGCTGATTCCGCTCGGTTCGACCGAACAGCACGGTCCGCACCTCCCGCTCGCGACCGACCACCTCATCGCCGAGTCGCTCGCGCGGGCGGCGGCCGACCGGGCCGAGGTGCTCTGCGCGCCGACGGTGAACGTCGGCGTCAGCCCCCACCACCGGCAGTTCCACGGGACGATGTGGGTGGACCCGCCGCAGTTCCGCGACTACGTGGAGTCGATGACGCGCAACCTCGCGTACCACGGAATCGACCGCGTGGTGTACGTGAACGCCCACGGCGGCAACGTCCAGCACCTGCGCGAGGTGGGCCGCCGCCTCCGCGACGACGGGACGATGTACGCCGTCGAGTGGATGTGGGACGAGTCCATCCCGGACCTCGTCGACGAGGTGTTCGAGCGCAACGGTCCCCACGCCGGCCCGAAGGAGACGGCGATGATCATGCACGTCGCGGGCGAACTCGTTCGCGAGGACCGCCTCGAAGACGCCCGCGACGGCGGCCTCGTCGACCTCGACGACTCGCCGAACTACATGACGCACGGCGCGCGCACCTTCTTCGACGCCGTCGAGAACTCGGGGAACGGCGCGTTCGGCGACCAGACGGACGCGACGCCCGAGAGCGGCGAACGGTTGTTCGAGGCGGCGACAGAGCAGTTGGTGAAACTGGTCGAGTGGCTGGACGACAGCGACATCGAGGACCTGATGGCGCCCGCGCACGTCGACCCGCAACCCGGCAGTCGGCGGTAGCGTCGCTCGGAGGGCGGTTCGACGGTCCGAGCGTCTGAACGACGGGCTCTTTCCCGAATCAGAACGGCGTCCCGCCCGCTTCGACGACCAGCACGACGGCGGCGTTCGAGAGCGACACGCTCAGATACGCGAGCGCCGGAACGAGGAGCGACCCGGTCCGCTCGTACGCGTAGGCGGCGACGCCGAGCACCGCGAGGTGGGCGAGTGCGAACAAACCCGCGGCGATCGATTCGACCCCGGCGACGCCCGCGAGGAGCAGCGCTGCGGCGAAGAGCGACGCCGTCGCCGCCGCGAGCGACCGTGCGCGTCCGCCGACGGCGTCGGCCGCGTAGCGCAGGACGGCGAGAGCGAGGACGAACGCCGCCGCGCCCGCCAGTTTCCCCCGCTCCGGCACCGCCGTCAATCCGCCGGCGGTGCTCAGCGTCGCGAACGCGGCGACGAGCGTCGTCGCGAGGACGGCGCGCCCGCCGTCGAACGCGCGGGCGAGACTCCCCTGCACGAGCACCTGACAGGTCACCGCGAGGCACGGGACGGCGACGGCCGTCCCCACCCCGACGAGTGCGAGCGTCGCCGGCGACGCGGGGTCCGGATAGTACGTCATCGTCAGCGAACTGTACGGGACGCCGGTGTACAGGCCGACGAACGCGGTGACGCCGACGAGGACGACGGGAGTGGCAACCGCCAGACCGACGAACCGCAGGTCGGCGCGCGAGGGGAGCGACAGTCCGGCGTCGACGCCGCGGACGGCCGCGAAGGCGCCGGCGAGGGCGACGACGCCGAGAGCGAACAGGCCGCCGGCGAACGCGGGGCCGACGGGGACCCATTCGACGGACGGGAGCGACCCGACGGCCGCCCGCGACGCCGCGAGGCCGACGAGGCGGGACCAGACGAAGAGGACGACCAGACCGGCGGTGACGACGCCCAGTTCGGTCGACAGCGGGCGCTTCGCGGACGCGAATCCGCGTTTCGGGGACATAGCCGGGTTACCTATCAGTAGATAATAAAGTTTTCCCGAGAGGCATCTCCCTCTCGCGGGCGCGTCCCGAACGCGAGAGCGGTCGCTCGCAGCGGGTTAAAATACCGAGAATCATGATGAGAATCGACGTGACCGCCGACCGCAGTACCGCTACCGTATTGCGTTCTTACAGGCGTTGAAGATTCGTCGCGCGGGGACCCTTGTCCGCCTGTTCGATGTCGAACTCGACTTCCTGGCCCTCTTCGAGGTCCGGGCCGCCGACGTCTTCCATGTGGAAGAAGACGTCTTCGTCCGAGTCTTCGCTTTCGATAAATCCGTAGCCGCCGGTGTCGTTAAAGAACGCAACCGTACCTTTCGCCATTGCGAGTTGACAGTGGTCGACCGAGTTGATAAGGCTTCCGCCGTCGACTCGCGAGCCGGAGTGTCACGCGCCGGACATAGTCAGCGAGAGAACGGACACGCGGCGGACGGCGTCGAAGTCGCGCAGACGGTAGACGAGTCGGCGCACGCGTTCGGCCGGCCCGTCGCAGAACGCAACCTCGAAGCACCAGTGACCGTGATGGGTGTGGCTCGTCGCTTCGATGACGTCCTCGAAGTCGTGTTGAACGGTGTGTAACTCGCGGATGACGGCCTCGTGTTCGTAGTCGAACGCGACGACGGCCGCGATGTCCCCCTCGGCCTCCTCCAGTCGCGTGTGCGATTCGACGTACTCCAGCATCGCCTCGCGTATCGCCCGCGAACGGGAGTCGAGGCCCTCGGCTTCCCACACCGCGTCGAACTCCGCGAGGACGTCGTCGGGGACGTTCAGACTCGTTCGCATGGGTCTCCCTCCGCGGAGGAGGCGTAAGAATCGTCGCATCCGGCTCGCGGATTATTACGAACTCCTCGAAACCGTCTTAACAGCCGTTATCACCGCCCGAAGATAGGATTCTGGTATGGCGACGGACCTGCTCGGACTGTTCGGCGGCGCGGTCGCACTCGGTATCGTCCACGGCGTCGAACCGGGACACGGGTGGCCTGTCGCCGCCTCCTACGCGATGGAGAAGAAGAACAAGTGGCTCTCCGGGGCGGCCGCCGGGACGATACTCGGCGTCGGCCACCTGATAAGCAGCATCGCCATGGTGCTCGTCTTCTTCGCGGCGAAATCGTACTTCGACCTGACGCAACTGCCGTGGATATCGCAGGTCGCGGGCGTCCTGCTGATCCTCCTGGGGCTGAACGAACTCCGCGGCGGCGGGCACGGCCACGACCACGGCGGGGACGACGGACACGACGGACACGACCACCACGACCACACGCACGACGGCCACGACCACGACCACCATGACGACCACGACCACCGCGACGAGGGCGGCGTCCTCACCCGCCTGAAGTCCGCACTGCCGTTCGTCGGCGGGCACTCGCACTCGCATTCGCACGACCGCTCCCACGGCTTCGACGGCGACGCCTCGGGGACGACCCTGTGGAGTCTCGCGTGGTTCGCGTTCGTCCTCGGGTTCGCCCACGAGGAGGAGTTCGAGATTCTGCTCCTGTGTACGGGGTCGAGCTACTGTCTGGAACTCATGAGCGCGTACGCGCTGGCCGTCCTCGCCGGTATCGTCTCGCTGACGCTGCTGCTCGTCGCGGGCTACTACCGCTACGAGGACCGCGTGGAATCGCTGGCCGAGCACTTCCCCACCATCTCGGCCGCGATTCTGATCCTGATGGGACTCGGGTTCCTGACGGGACTGTTCTGACGCGTCGACCCGCTCACTCCCGCTTTTCGCGCCCCAACGCGTGAAACTCCTCGTTCGGTCGCATGTCCGCGAACATCGCCATCCGGTTCGAGAGGTTGAACATCGCCGTCACGGAGGCGATATCCCAGATGGCCTCCTCGGAGTACCCCGCCTCGGCCAGTCGCTCCACATCCGACTCGGTCACCTCGCGCGGCGACTCGGTGAGTTTCACGGCGACGTCGAGCATCGCCATGCGTTTCTCCGAGATGTCGGCCTGCCGGTAGTTGGCGACGAGTTGGTCCGCGAGCGTCGGGTCCTTCGCGTAGATGCGGACGAGGGCGCCGTGGGCGACGTTGCAGTAGTAGCAGTGGTTGACGCCCGAGACGGCGACGATTATCATCTCTATCTCCTCTCGGTCGAGCGCGGAGTCCTCCACGAGGGCGTCGTGGTAGGCGAAGAACGCGCGGAAGTGGCTCGGCTTGTACGCGAACGCCGAGAAGACGTTCGGCGTGAACCCCGCGCGTTCGGTCTCCTCGTCGATTCGCTCCTGCAGGTCCTCGGGCAGGTCCTCGTAGTCGGGCACCGGGAATCGGGTCATCGCGTCGTCGGCCAGTTCCATGCGCGAGACTATCCCGGTCGACCCTTATATTCTCGCTCGGCGCTCGGGTTCCGGTTCGGGACTACTCCGCCCCCCGGCCCTCGGCCGCCGGTCGCTCCTCCCGGTCGACCAGCGCGAACAGTTCGTCCCAGTCCTCCTCGGCCGGGAGTCGCTCGCGGACGGTGTCGACGGCTCCCTCGGTGGTCGCGTCGTCGACGACGCTCAGGACGACTCGCGCGTGGTGGGCGGCGGTACCGCCCGCGCCCTCGTCGTAGCCCCCCGCCTCGACGAGACGGCCGACGAACTCCCCCCACGCGAAGCGCTCGGTCCCCTCCTCCTTCGTGAGGAAGCGTTCGAGTTCGCCGGGGAGCTGCGCCCCGAGGCGTTCCGCGGCCTCCGAGTCGACG
This Halogeometricum sp. S3BR5-2 DNA region includes the following protein-coding sequences:
- a CDS encoding bactofilin family protein: MSTPSVRRSFAVLVALLVFTGSAVGVASAQEAPFGGAIVVAEGETHVGTLEAAAGSVVVAGTVDGDVQALAGNVVVTETGRVTGDVGAAAGSVTIDGAVDGDVQTASGTLLVGSTAAVGGNLEAGAGDVRLDGTVDGDVTVGAETFLVGSTAVVGGSVTYDAETFSVADGASVAGTVTRDENLATATPVVGDVDGFVVPEGLVAAYWLLVNLVLGAVLLAVAPRFAARVTRVGTERAVRSGGVGLLALVGVPVALVLTLFTVVGIPLSIAGFVLFALVLWVTSVYGAIVVGTWLLSLGEYESRWAALAVGLLLVTLVGFVPFAGGVLQFLVLLVGLGAFALALRGEGGTDGDESAGAVGGDEAPMA
- a CDS encoding cold-shock protein, with the translated sequence MAKGTVAFFNDTGGYGFIESEDSDEDVFFHMEDVGGPDLEEGQEVEFDIEQADKGPRATNLQRL
- a CDS encoding CopG family ribbon-helix-helix protein, whose translation is MRTSLNVPDDVLAEFDAVWEAEGLDSRSRAIREAMLEYVESHTRLEEAEGDIAAVVAFDYEHEAVIRELHTVQHDFEDVIEATSHTHHGHWCFEVAFCDGPAERVRRLVYRLRDFDAVRRVSVLSLTMSGA
- a CDS encoding DUF2267 domain-containing protein; protein product: MDFDTFLGRVESRGQLASTEDALRATRITFETLGRRVDSEAAERLGAQLPGELERFLTKEEGTERFAWGEFVGRLVEAGGYDEGAGGTAAHHARVVLSVVDDATTEGAVDTVRERLPAEEDWDELFALVDREERPAAEGRGAE
- a CDS encoding peroxidase-related enzyme (This protein belongs to a clade of uncharacterized proteins related to peroxidases such as the alkylhydroperoxidase AhpD.) → MADDAMTRFPVPDYEDLPEDLQERIDEETERAGFTPNVFSAFAYKPSHFRAFFAYHDALVEDSALDREEIEMIIVAVSGVNHCYYCNVAHGALVRIYAKDPTLADQLVANYRQADISEKRMAMLDVAVKLTESPREVTESDVERLAEAGYSEEAIWDIASVTAMFNLSNRMAMFADMRPNEEFHALGREKRE
- a CDS encoding creatininase family protein; protein product: MYVADQTWPELGDYVAEESVALIPLGSTEQHGPHLPLATDHLIAESLARAAADRAEVLCAPTVNVGVSPHHRQFHGTMWVDPPQFRDYVESMTRNLAYHGIDRVVYVNAHGGNVQHLREVGRRLRDDGTMYAVEWMWDESIPDLVDEVFERNGPHAGPKETAMIMHVAGELVREDRLEDARDGGLVDLDDSPNYMTHGARTFFDAVENSGNGAFGDQTDATPESGERLFEAATEQLVKLVEWLDDSDIEDLMAPAHVDPQPGSRR